The segment aagtTGAACATCAATTGTGGGTTTTATGGCGTGCAGGAACACGATAACTACAAGCAGCAGAATTGGCATCAAAACGTCCATAGTTCCTTCTCAGTTGCAGGCAGTGGTATGATGAAATCCGGTTGTGTTTGTGGTTTCATAATTTGGATAATGAGTTCATGATTTGACTGTGGAATTGCGCAGTGAACGGGAAGGAGATGGAAGGCGAGAAGGAAAGTTATGGAAATGCTGAATGGAAGGAGAGGATAGATAAGTGGAAAGTGAGGCAAGAAAAGAGAGGTTTGGGGAACAAAGATGATGATGGAAGTaaccatgatcaacccctagAAGATGACTTCTTGTAAGCCCGCCTCAACCCGAGCTCCgtttctcaatttttaaattaaccgATCTATTAGATATAATCCGACACCAAATTATTATAagtttcattattaaaaaaaaaaaaaaatactttaatgatctattaatcataaaatttgtgaacacattaaaaataaatttaaaaatttaatcaccAGATAACCTaacaaaactatttttattttcattttgggttctaatttttatttaaaattttaaattatttttaggtagttttaaaatatttactaaatactatgaaaataataatataataatagtgtttttttttttttcaaacataatttaacctatatatcattaatttaaatattttgtttttataacttttaaaataatattttgtttctataaaattaataaatggaaaatttaggTGGTAATTAGAAAAGAATGGCAATTGCAGATTGGCAGAAGCCCGGCAACCACTGTGGCGGAAAGTTCCAATATCGTCGAGCAAAATCAGTCCATATCGGATTGTCATAGTCCTCCGCCTCGTAATTCTTGCCTTCTTCTTCCGCTTTCGGATCTTAACTCCGGCCTACGACGCATTCCCCTTGTGGCTCATCTCCGTCATATGCGAAATCTGGTTCGGCTTCTCCTGGATTCTGGATCAGTTCCCCAAATGGGCTCCCATCAACCGGGAGACCTACCTGGACCGGCTGTCCATGAGATTCGAGCGGGAGGGGGAGCCCAACAGCCTGGCTCCGATCGACTTCTTCGTCAGCTCGGTGGACCCTCTCAAGGAGCCGCCCATCATAACCGCGAACACGGTGCTGTCCATCCTGGCGGTGGACTATCCGGTGGACAAGGTGAGCTGCTACGTGTCGGATGACGGAGCGTCGATGCTGCTGTTTGACGCGCTGGCGGAGACGGCGGAGTTTGCTCGGAGATGGGTTCCGTTCTGCAAGAAGTTCAGCGTCGAGCCTAGGGCTCCGGAGTTCTACTTCTCACAGAAGATGGATTACTTGAAGGATAAGGTGCTGCCCAGTTTTGTGAAGGAGAGGAGGGCAATGAAGGTAAGGTTTGATTTGCTTTGATTAATGGTTTGATGGCATGCAATTTTGTGTAAACTGAAACTGAATTTGTGGTGATTTGGGGCAGAGGGAATACGAAGAGTTCAAGGTGAGGATCAACGCGTTGGTGGCTAAGGCTCAGAAGAAACCAGAAGAGGGATGGGTTATGCAAGATGGCACTCCATGGCCTGGAAACCTCACCCGTGATCATCCTGGCATGATACAGGTCCACCATTTTTGCTTATTTATTCTATGTATGAAATGAAATTCCATGCCTACTTTTTCTATGCTAATAAAAATCCCAACGTGTTTCTTGGTTTGCAGGTGTATCTGGGAAGTGAAGGTGCACTTGATGTGGATGGTAAAGAGTTGCCTCGTCTTGTATATGTTTCTCGTGAGAAGCGCCCTGGATATCAGCACCACAAGAAAGCTGGTGCTATGAATGCTCTGGTAAGTGTCTCCTCTCCTGCATCAAATCATTGATTGAAGTAAGGCTATGAACATGGACATGGAAGTTCTTATTGTGTTGGGTTCGACAGGTTCGAGTCTCTGCAGTCCTCACTAATGCACCATTCATCTTAAATCTGGATTGTGATCACTACGTCAATAATAGCAAAGCTGTAAGGGAAGCCATGTGCTTTCTAATGGACCCTCAGCTTGGAAAGAAACTATGCTATATTCAGTTTCCTCAAAGATTTGATGGTATTGATCGTCACGACAGATATGCTAATCGGAATATTGTGTTCTTTGATGTAAGTCGAAGTTATTTCGTATTAGTCATTTCTTTGTGCTTGATTAAAACCGCAAACAATTCATTATTGAGTGGATACTAACTACATTCGCAGATCAACATGCGAGGACTAGATGGAATACAAGGCCCAGTTTATGTTGGCACAGGATGTGTCTTCAACAGGCAGGCTTTATATGGATATGAACCACCAGTCTCTGAGAAAAGGCCGAAGATGACATGCGATTGCTGGCCTTCCTGGTGtttctgctgctgctgcggTGGTTCAAGGAAGtcgaagacgaagaagaaaggagaaagaggtTTGCTTGGAGGCCTGTTctcaaggaagaagaaaatgatgggGAAGAGTTATGTAAGGAAAGG is part of the Cucurbita pepo subsp. pepo cultivar mu-cu-16 chromosome LG12, ASM280686v2, whole genome shotgun sequence genome and harbors:
- the LOC111806896 gene encoding cellulose synthase A catalytic subunit 4 [UDP-forming] → MAGLVTGSQHYPHVANESHRGPASSMKTCRVCGDEIGLKDDGKVFVACLVCNFPVCRPCYEYERSEGNKCCPQCNARYKRHKGSPRVIGDDEEADDADDFDDEFPIKHHSNDEFESKQPNPSEHDNYKQQNWHQNVHSSFSVAGSVNGKEMEGEKESYGNAEWKERIDKWKVRQEKRGLGNKDDDGSNHDQPLEDDFLLAEARQPLWRKVPISSSKISPYRIVIVLRLVILAFFFRFRILTPAYDAFPLWLISVICEIWFGFSWILDQFPKWAPINRETYLDRLSMRFEREGEPNSLAPIDFFVSSVDPLKEPPIITANTVLSILAVDYPVDKVSCYVSDDGASMLLFDALAETAEFARRWVPFCKKFSVEPRAPEFYFSQKMDYLKDKVLPSFVKERRAMKREYEEFKVRINALVAKAQKKPEEGWVMQDGTPWPGNLTRDHPGMIQVYLGSEGALDVDGKELPRLVYVSREKRPGYQHHKKAGAMNALVRVSAVLTNAPFILNLDCDHYVNNSKAVREAMCFLMDPQLGKKLCYIQFPQRFDGIDRHDRYANRNIVFFDINMRGLDGIQGPVYVGTGCVFNRQALYGYEPPVSEKRPKMTCDCWPSWCFCCCCGGSRKSKTKKKGERGLLGGLFSRKKKMMGKSYVRKGSGPVFDLEEIEEGFEGYDELEKSSLMSQKNFEKRFGQSPVFIASTLKEDGGLPEGMNSTSLVKEAIHVISCGYEEKTEWGKEIGWIYGSVTEDILTGFKMHCRGWKSVYCMPQRPAFKGSAPINLSDRLHQVLRWALGSVEIFLSRHCPLWYAYGGKLKWLERLAYINTIVYPFTSIPLLAYCTIPAVCLLTGKFIIPTLTNLASVWFMALFLSIIATAVLELRWSEVSIEDLWRNEQFWVIGGVSAHLFAVFQGLLKVLGGVDTNFTVTAKAADDTEFGELYLFKWTTLLIPPTTLIILNMVGVVAGVSDAINNGYGSWGPLFGKLFFAFWVIVHLYPFLKGLMGRQNRTPTIVVLWSVLLASIFSLVWVRIDPFLPKQTGPVLKQCGVDC